Genomic DNA from Oncorhynchus clarkii lewisi isolate Uvic-CL-2024 chromosome 28, UVic_Ocla_1.0, whole genome shotgun sequence:
CTACAAGAATGTGCACCCTACCTTCTCTTGTGTCTGCTCCAAAACGACCGCTCTCTCCTTCAAAATGTGGAGGTATTTGGAAAGGTGGAAGAGATATGACACTTCTGGAAGATTTTGTAATTTGCACCTGCTGTATAGGCTAGCTGCATAATGCTTGACATTAGTACATTTTTATTCAACACAAAACAATGAAAATTGCTCAAATAAAATTCTTATtgccccagctagcacataatgttctgagaaccatatgtttcttagagcttggtgataGCGTGGTGGTCCTGTaattattttgcatacaaccttccccaCACTTTCTGAGAATGGTGCatgatagttgcttggctttggaacattcacagcacatttaaggaacttgacaaacaAACTTTATTTTCTTGATATTTTATTAATAGtataagtcatttagcagatgcattTACCCTAAACGACTTACACTCACGCGTGCATTCATTTTATGTATGGTtggtcctgggaatcaaacccactaccctggcattaGAAGTGCTATgcgctaccaactgagctacaaatcAACATATTACTTATTACTTTAACATAACCTTTCCTGAAATGTCAAACATTAaatgttggtaatgttctaggaatgttctccaactggtttgacattagGAATATTCTCAAATAGTTTAGAGAATATTAAGAAAAACAATTATTCTGTGGGAATTTTAGTACTTCAGCATAAAATTTTCTACGGGTtccctcatggttctatttaaagtcatgttctcaaattgttccaagaacgttaagaaacaacattcCTCTGTTAGAATTTCAGAACTTCTGCAGAACATTTTTTACATGTTtcttcatggttctatttaaagttatgttctcaaattgttcagagaacgttaagaaaacaTTCCATAAAAAACACAATAAAACTTTAGTAATGTTCAGAGAatattctaagaatgttatttaaaaacatatatattccATTCTCAGCAGCAACAAAACTCTCTATCCTcgttgttaagtgtgttcaggtgtgttggccaatTAGTGGGgatggccaacacacctgaacacacttaacaagatagagatTAGAGAGTTTTGTTCTCTGCTGAgaatggaatatatatatatatatatatatatatatgatcttaatgagtgcttgtttcctttgaaatagggtctgtttgaatagactaaaaggGACAGCCTTTTATGAGTAAAAAAACACGTCATGCTATCTCCATCTTGGTGACTTAGTGGACTTATTCCAATGATCGAGAACAAAAGATTATAGGTTTGGATCTCACTGATACTGTGTcacaatacaaaataaatgtatttgcacGATTAATGCCTAAGGAAATACATTTCTATGTGTCTTATTTGTGCTTGGTGTTCAAAAAAGTTAACCCAAAAAAGCTAGTAGTGTtgttaaaagtcttattgaaacattcagtgaaagaTTTAAGGAAGTTAAAACCCTCCAGTTAACCTATAATTTCCATTATCAGAGCTGTAATAAAACCTCCCGGGAAAACATTCATGGAACCAgggtaaaacgttctcagaacctccctgcaacctaaaactaaacattcccagaacaggcgAAATTGTCACTTCTGTTCTCAGAGATTTCCTTTTTTTAAACGTTCAGTTTTACCGGTCAGAAAACGTATGGCTTCATCtccacaaccaatgtgaaaccaaaaacatacattcccacaacttccaaggaatcaaatgtgctagctggggcaTGTCATTAGCCTACTGTGTAACAGCTTCAAAATGATTGCTGGTTCTCGACTGCCCTTTTAGCATTTCATATTTTAAATTTCATATGAAAAACTCTCCAAGGATTTGATAGTGTATTGCCCTGTAAGCCTACAAGTGTAAATGCAATGCTTGCCGATGCAATGGGAATTGACCCTGTTAGCATTGTTCACAAAAGTCCAAAGGTATGTACACAACTGCGCTCCGTTTATGAGTTTACGAGTTCATTCACTTCATGACTGAAACTCACACACAATATTCGTGGGAAAGTCATCTTTACAGTAAGCACAAAAAGTGTTACaggctataatgtaacaacaCACAGTTTACTGATTTGTACAGCCATTTACTGAAACCTACTTAAGTAACACGCCAAAAACACAATTAGTGCTGAAATAACAGTCTCACAGAGAAGACGTGACAAGAACAGAATAATAATGGCCCCTTTGTTTCCTCTGTGTACGCGCTATTTCTTCACGTCCGACCCTTTGCCATGGTGTCTTGGTCGAAATTGCGGATCCTGTTCTTGATGTGGCTTAATTTAGCTTTCAGATAGTCACATCTTTCCTTCTTCTCCAGGAAGGCAGGGTCCTGTgaagtcacacagaaacacacatcgTTTTGACTGCAGCTCTATCACTCCACAGCTTTCCCTCATAGCCCCAGATTTAGCTTGTGATGTATATGTGGTAAATTACAATTTCCAGAGGCCCCATTTCAAAGTGGCAGCAATATTATTCGCATGAACGGGCAGTTTTATTGAAAAAGATAATACTACCTGGGTGTTTACACAACAGTAACAATTCTAATAAATCTCAGTTGAATGTGAAAATGATTGCTGAATGATTTTTGGAATTGTCTCAGCGTGAGCGAGGAAACGTGAGAGGAATGTTAGGGACCTCTGCCCATCACTTACACTCTTTTTTTGCTCGTACTTCTTCAAAATCCGCTGGATTCTCTTCTGTTCCTACAGACAGAACAAACACCCGCAATTCAATTGGTTAAAAGGATGACAGAtatttatgtttaaaaaataGTATCATCCAGTCACATGCTATTTTTAGTGGAAACCTTTGTTCAGAACATACCTCTTATTAATCAGTGGCCGTGACAGTGAGATAACAAAAATGTGACTTATACTGAGAAGTGCAGTTACACTTCCAGACAGAGGAAAGTTATCGTGGTGTATCTTATCATAGTGAGATCGAAAAAAAACACCATCAAGCCTCCAGGCCCAGATTTAAAGTGGCAGATGAAATCACTCACCTCATGACTGTTGCCATCTTTGAGGAGTTTACTCATCATGGCATCCAGCTCTCTGAACTTCACAAGGGTCTCACTGATGTCTTTGTGAAGGTCCTTGTACTCCTGATACTGGTCGTTGAAGACAGCTTTGTATTTCTCCCTATCCTCCAAAGAGGAGATTTCTGGATACTTCCTTAAGGAATAAGACAAGACACAAGACTATGATAGATAAcctaccatacataccataccattattacaccaagcttaatacatttacacaaaaTACGAGCGCTCTGTCATTTTAAAAGTCACTAATGACATTAAGTCTGTCTCTCCGTATGCACCTCAGCTTAAGTGAGAGCCGGTCATCCTTGTTCAAAATCTGTCTCAGGATATTAGGCATAGGTCCTCTCACTCACATGACATAATCGGCGATGACTCTGGGCTTCTGGGCGTACCCTGTGGGGATGGCTCTGTTCCGGCTACCTGGCTCCTCTTGCTGAAAGTCTGTGACGTGGAGGAGTTTGGTTGCCCTCATTGAGCTGTCCATCTCATCCTCAAACACAATCCTCTTGGTCTGCGGATTGGGAGATTTGGTCTGGGCCACAGGGATGGGCCTCAGATTCTCCTGAAGCCAAAGTTGAAGCATAAGGTATCATTCAGCAACTCAGAGTATATTAGCTACCAGAGCATCCAATGACACATGTACACTGTGCTGAAAGAGCGAAAGCAACCTGTCTCATTCTTACGCGATCACTCTACAgtagggatgggcaactggcagcTCGCTGACCCCTTTTGTAGGCccgaggatttaaaaaaaaaaggaattCAGTTAcagttgagagttagaatagtacaATACAAAAGGTTAAATTGTGAAATGTTGTAgcgcatcagcagtttttctcttgttctgtcagtcactgactgacagtcactcaattagccatgtcagctaacattttttagattggtaaattagtctagccagctatctaaactagTAGTAATTATGGTTGAATTACTGACCGGTGGACCCCCATTTGATTTTGTTatagtcactctcactctcactctcactcttggattatatcatattaaaaactgtgAGAGAAAGAATctccaccacaggaggttggtggcaccttaattggggagaacggacttgtggtaatgactggagtggaatcagtggaatggtatcaaatacatcaaacacatggtttgatgccattccattcgctccgttccagccattattatgagccgtcctcccctcagcagccttctaTAATCTCCACcccgtggcaaaatgtgtagaattgcaggaaactagctGTTAACTGCACATGTGGTTACTCAGACCCTCGAGCCACTTCGACCCTTCATGATGAGTTGAGATTTTTTTGTGGGCCCCACCCCCATCCCTGCTTTACAGTAACTGCAGCTGTGTGaagttatgtacagtatgtaactGTATGACTTTGTTCAGCTTATCTAAATAAATAATTTTAACGGTCCAGAGATGCAACACGTATAGTAGAGAATCATATTGTTCCTATATGTTGTCTTCAGTTGGCAAACTAAGCTTATTTGGTTACATTAGCTCAGCTGAATGATGCAATCGCCGTTTTCGCTCCTCACCTTCCGCCCGTGCTTATCTTATTAACGCATTATCTCTGTTGTTCTTTACCTATAGTTGGTTGCTGCGAGAACTGATAAGCTGCACTATTTAAAAACAGTAATAAACTTGGGCTGTAACAGCCAGCTGCACTGCTATATGAAACAATGGTGTCCCCATACGTATCCACATGAGTAGTTTCACTGCTGTTGTTTTGAGACCCAAGGCATTGTTGGCTCATTCCCAGTAGTAACGGTACATTCCGTGACCTCTAAGTGCTGATTAATCTGACACCATTCCCACAACAACTTCCAGATGCCAATGGGCAAGAGAAATACCATGAGTCAGGTTCCTGCTGTAATAAGTGTCATACCTCAGTCAGAGGAAAGGGCAATGTAGAGAGAGTCAAATTAGATTAATACACTAAATGTACCTCACTTGAATGGTGAGAtgcgtgtctgctaaatgacaactccaaaaaataaaataaaaagatgaTAAAGGATCAGTGAACACTGGGATTTAAACAAAAATCCAACCACCCACCTGGTTCTCAAAGAACTCCATCTCCCTGCGGGTGGCCTCGTGCCTCCACATCTTCAGACACACCAGGAAGCTGATGAGGTACATCAGCATGTTGATGAAGATGAAAGCCGTGCCAGCCATCTGGCCCCCGTCCACCCGACACAGGCTGGACGTTATGGGGTTAATACCTATAGTCATGTAACACAAACCCCCACGGTTGAGGTCATTCAGGTACACGATACCAGCAGCCATGTAGAGGAGGAACAGGGCAACGTTGATGACGCCTTCAGTGAGAGGCCACCAGGGTGAGTCCAGGAGGATGGTACGGTAGTACATAGTCAGCCCTATTACCAGTAGGAGGATGGTTACAATCCACGCCACCCCAACCACCGCTATCACGAATAGAGTCATAGGTCCATTATAGGACTTCCCCGATGTGCCATATCCATTGTTATACGCACCATTGTACAGTCCATAGGAGTTCGACCACTCACTGTCCTTATGGATGTAGGCACAGACACAGGCAAGGACCATACCGCCAAAGAGAAGTTCAAACCCAGCCAGGAGTCTCAGTAACCCAGGCCATGATTTCATATAGGAGTACTTCAGCTTGTAGACCTCCACCTTCTCAGCATAGTACTCAGCTGGATGGATACTGGTCAACTCTGATTCCTCTGGAAGATAATGGAGTAGGTCATTGTCTATAGGGACGTCCCTCAACAAGGGCCTATGGGAACTCTTGCTGGAGGTCCCCAGTGAGTCCTGAGTGTCCCAGTACCTCCTCTCCAGTATAGGACTGACAGGTGGACTCACCCTGGTCCCATTGGGCACAATCTTGATCCCTGCGGAGCCCAGGTCAGAGTCAGCATCCCCATTGCTCCATTTCTGGAGAATACTGCCCCATGATTGGGGGAGGAGAGTTCTCAACCTGTCCTTAAGGGTCCCCTCGTCCCCACCACCCCCCACTCCTTGTACATATGGGGGAGTGCTGGATGAGTGGGCAGTGGAGTTTGCGTCATCTGAAAGGTTGTCATCTAAGGCCCTCTGAGGTGTTAGCTCTAGCGGGGCGTTGTTCAAGGAGTTTTTCTGCAAAGAGGAGTTCCCATCCACACTCTCCGGGTCTCCTCTCTTGAATATCTTATTCCAGCTTTTCATACTACGGGCTGATATCCAGTAAGGGGGCTCTGGGTTTAGTTAATCATTGAGGATGGAAGAAAGATATCATTTCTTGTCGTAGAGGAACTGTGTGAATCAAAGAGGAGCAAAAACACAACAGGGTTAGGCCTATCGTAATAAGGATTTAGCATTTTTGAATGCGTGTGCTGTGTATTTTTTTGCTTGTAATAATGGTTGATATTGACAAACTTTTCGACCAATTAATCCtatatgacatcattttctacTCACTCCCCTTTATGCTGTAGCACAGATACGTTATATGTCAGCTGTAAATAGTGCTCCCTAAGAATCTTTGATCTTAAGAAAGAAAATGACCATGGTGGAATGTTTGTgaaacacttttttttctttACAGCATTAGGAAAGCAGCATACAATAGCTTCTCACAGGGTTCTGAGGAAAACTCATTTATCACATTGTACAGTCAAAGTCGCTCACAACTCAAAAAAGGAGAACACCAAATTGCTTTCTGGTCCAGACCCTGCATTTTTACAGTTGGCTACTCAACACACGAGACAGAAGAGACTTAAAACTGACCTTTGGCTCCTTCACAATAAATGTACACTTAGGCTTAACGTCTACACAAATTACCAACTTATAACTGTCAACATAAAACCTTCAAATAAAGTCTTAAATAAATCCCTTGAGGATTTTCTTTACAGTGAAAATCGGATTTATATAACATAATGTGGAAGTTAAAAATCTCCTTTAAAATGTAGGCAGCTTACCTTGTTGTGGCTAAGGGCAAGCTCCACACTGGCCAGTTATGAGTTTAGAAGACATTTGAGTGCTGTGAGGCAAAAACCCTTCTCAAAATGGATGCCTCTACAGCAGGCCCAGCCAAACCTTCTTAGGTGACTCAGTTTTGTTATTGCAGGCTGTTGAGCTGAGAGGGAAGCAGAGCTTAAACATTAAACCTGAACAACCTTCTGTTAATGCTGCTGATTGGCTGGCACCGCTAGGCTAATTTCTGTCGGAGAACAGCCATAAATATTTACATTCAAAAGCTAGAGCTTCCCAAACTTCTCTGACGCTCAGTGTATTTTACTTCAACAGGTGTTTGAATGTGTTTAAGAAGAGAACAGACGTCACATTTCCCTGTGAAAGAGTTACGTTTGTTCTGAAACGGTTATCTCTGGTAATACAAAATGCATGCTAAACATTTATCAGGGGCATCCCCTCAGTTTGATATCAATCAAATGGTATTAATCACATTACAACCACTATCTAAGATCTACAAAATAGCTTATCCCATTATCTATAATTCTATTCTATTATCATAACCTAAACAGAGCCAAGTCTGGCACTAGAGGGCACCATACTCCAGTTCTGAGAGCACAACCCCAGCAGCCATGTTCCTGCATCTCTTGTCTCTGTTTCCTCAGTCACGTACTGTGTAAAAAGGCTTTTGACTTTCTCCGTCTGATATGAACATGGCTGGACTACAGGTCTGTCTTTACTCACTTTCAGTTTTGTCAGGTGCGGTGCCGAGCCTGAATCCCTCCGTGCCTCGATCCAAACCAGCAGCTCGCAAGACCTCACCTGTAGTGAGGAGTTTCCCTCCAGGGTTGGAATGATTTAGGAAGTGCTGATGCTGAGCGAACTAGATTTTGCTTCCCCTGGAATGCCTAGACTGATATAGAAAGTAAGGCATGACGTTTGGGCCTCATGCTCGCCTCTGTGTCTATGCTCTTCAGAATCTGCCGTGACTGTGACATTCGTCAAAACAACGGCCAGCGCCACCTGTATTGAGCCACCCATCAGTCAATCAATCCGATTCCACCCTGCACCACTCACAGAGGTTGATGTCACATTCCACACCATTTCTGCATGGAAtaagattttatttttatttttaagtaaTGATATCAAGATATTATCGTCTTCTCTCAACAATGCACATAGAGCAACTCCATTCCGTTGCACCTCACTGACACTCCAACTGGCACTATCATGAGTGTGGATATGAGAGTGCGTTGCACAATGACATTGTTTTATCATCCAGCTAGCTTTTCCTCCATGGTCAACGGTATTGTACAATATTAAGAATGTACCCTAAGCTCACTCGacagctagcttgaaatgtcACGGGTGGAGCCACCTTCTGGGTGGCTCAAACCGTTGGAATGTTGTCAAGGAGCGTGGTCGCGTGTGATAGCAAAGCAGAGGTCCCGAGTTTGAGCCAGGTATGAGCCAAATATAGCGGGGAAGTGGTACTCGTTAAGCAAAGCATGTGCACATTAATATGGGGAGAAACCTCAAGGCAAGGACATCTGAAGTGAATAGCCCAAACCCTCTCACATGCAACCTCCTACCCCCTCAGTGAGCACTGTATCCCCCCACGGTCTTACCCAGCCTCAAGCCACCTCATCTAGTCCTGTCCTCTGCTGTTCAGTTGGGAACACATAGACATGGAATGCATAGAATAGATATGAATCTCTTTTCCAGGTGGCAGTGGATCGTGTCTGTTATGTACATTGTACTTCTAGTCAGCTGCTGTTGATTTGTTGTGTTTTTGAGAAAGGTGAAGGTCACTTGTTCAGTTGAGAACACTGTTGAGAgcattgcagatagaaatgtaacgTAGATAGAGAATGAACAGCtgggaactctattccacatgacAGAGGATCAGATCTGTTCTTTACATTACGTTTCTCTGTAACTGATATTATGTTTTTGCTCTAAGTGACTTCCCTTGTTTATTAAACGGTATTGGTATCTCTGACTTTGATCACTGAGTAGAGGTTGTTGTAAGGGATGACAAAACACCAATTCAGATGGCTGCGGAGTGATGCAAGTGTTCAATGTTACTGTAAATGGACAATGAACAATATGCAACATTTTAAAATTGTGAGATATGATCATGGATTTGAATCACTGGCCTTGGTTGGAGTGATTGTGAGATATGATCATGGATCTGAATCACTGGCCTTGGTTGGAGCGATTGTGCCAGATGGAGGACATGTCcaacaaacatgcacacacaactTCATGGCTCCGGCCCTGACGCATGGCTCATGGCACCGGAAATGggcctctccctcttcacagctAAAGGAAGCAGAGGAGCCACGGCAGCCTGCCACAGACAAGCTCATTTGTAGCGTTTCATCCTGTTTCCCTCAGACCTTCGAGTGAGCAGGATGATGGATACAGGAATGGGAGACGCTCGCTCAAAGAAACATCTCCACAGGAAGCCCCCTatacttctcctcctcctcctactcctcctccgaCGCACCACTGTTTGTCAAAAAAAgacagaaaatatatatataaattcctATCCTCTGATATCTCCAAGTGTATGCCCAACCACGTTAGTGGAAGGTGATTGGAGGAGTATTAGCATATTGCAGCTGGTAGTAAGTAGCCTCCAGGGCAGACAGGGAGTGGCAGTGGGCACATAATTCAATAAATGACTTCCTATGCCAGGGCTGATGTCCCAAACTGACCTTTTTACACTTCAAGGCCTTTGTGAGTGTTGCGTAATACCGAGGGGGGAGTGGCCACACTTATTGGAAAAAAAAGGTGTGTCATGACCTCTCCCATGATTGGTCACGCTGTATATAATTAGCGTCAGGGAATTGTTTTATATATGTAAACATAAATTACCTCTTTAAGCCGGGCCTGTACATTAATGGGTGTGCCCCCGTAGCCTGTCCATTTGTGACGACAGCTCATAGTTCACCTTAGAATGGGGCCTAAGCAGCCAGATGTCCCCTGGAGGACTGTGTTTATGTTTCAATACAGACTCCGGTAATGTTTTAGGACATTCCCCTCCACAGGATTTATTTACAGGAGGAGCACACGTTTTCTGTGGCTGACACAGCACCATTCTGGCTCTCTGTCGGCACTTGgcacagcatgttccagtttctCTGCTCCTGGGGGCTCCACTCAAAAACAAATGTGCTCATGAGAGGATGGAGGAAACTGTCAAATATGGATTTACAGAACTGATGCCAAACACACATTCAGTTACAATTACCACATGAAATGTGTTATGATGATACCTTATTCTATCAAAAGGGAATCTGAGGTGCAGTATGTACTGTGGGTGTGGTTGTAGAGGTAGTGAGGGTGATCAGTACCACACACTTGTTTAACTTAGAAGTATTTACAGTACTATTTACACTGTCAAATGCTTTTCCTTCAAAATATTAGTTATCCCAATGTTTGTCAAAAATTGGAGAGCGAAATAATAGCTGAAGATAGTCTTTAATGACCAGACGTTCTCCTCATTGGGGTACAACTGTTACCTGCAAATGAaagaacaacatactgtatacagagcACATACTATCCCCGATTGCCATCCATTAAAGCTGGTTCATTCCGCTACTACAAATGCATTATGTGGCAGTGTACACATAATAATGGTATACTTTACTTTTCGGTGTTTTCATCCTGTTTAACCCAGTTTAAACATAGTCAGATGCCAGCTTTGAGAAGTAGCCTGTTATCTTTGAGAGACCTACCAATTCTTTACTATATTCAGATTATTAGCCCGAACCAGATATTATCAGCATATTAATAtcaatttccctctctctctttgcaaaTTTGTTGCATTTTTAGTGAGGACTCCATTTTCAGAAAACGAGGACTCTAGTTTGCTGTAACAGCTATTGTAATGGTGTTTCGGCAGTTAGCGTGTAGAAAAACCCTGGGGCATGTCATAAGGAAATATACCGTCTAGAACTGAGTTCTCTAGTATAATGTGAAATACAGAGAGCAATACCCTGTCTATACATTACTTTATTCTTTAGATTTCTGTAATGTTCTGAACATTGCGCCCCGCTGCATCTGCCCCTGCGTTAGTACATTAGTCCCATTTGCTCTGTGACTTCCACAATGAGGTCATATTCACGGGACACCCACTCTCACTGCTTCCAAACCCCATGGGGCAAAACAGAAATCTGTCAGTAAATTACGTACAGCtctaatctttctctctctatttgctTCCTCTCTGCAAGCTGAAGTACCTCTACTCTCTGGAGAGGACATTCAAGCACCTCTGATGTCTGTTTACTGGTGCTAAACTAAGTATCACATACTAAATGCAATGTGGAGAGGGACATGGGGGTTCCCCCATCTATTGACCAAATTTTCACGCCATCAAAACGGTTGCTGAAGCAAAAAAACATAATGAAAAATATCATTCATTGTGGAGCTTTTATTTTTGGTGATGACAGATGAAGGAGTTAAATCTCAAACATACAAGGAGGGTAACCCCGG
This window encodes:
- the LOC139387364 gene encoding MARVEL domain-containing protein 2-like; this translates as MKSWNKIFKRGDPESVDGNSSLQKNSLNNAPLELTPQRALDDNLSDDANSTAHSSSTPPYVQGVGGGGDEGTLKDRLRTLLPQSWGSILQKWSNGDADSDLGSAGIKIVPNGTRVSPPVSPILERRYWDTQDSLGTSSKSSHRPLLRDVPIDNDLLHYLPEESELTSIHPAEYYAEKVEVYKLKYSYMKSWPGLLRLLAGFELLFGGMVLACVCAYIHKDSEWSNSYGLYNGAYNNGYGTSGKSYNGPMTLFVIAVVGVAWIVTILLLVIGLTMYYRTILLDSPWWPLTEGVINVALFLLYMAAGIVYLNDLNRGGLCYMTIGINPITSSLCRVDGGQMAGTAFIFINMLMYLISFLVCLKMWRHEATRREMEFFENQENLRPIPVAQTKSPNPQTKRIVFEDEMDSSMRATKLLHVTDFQQEEPGSRNRAIPTGYAQKPRVIADYVMKYPEISSLEDREKYKAVFNDQYQEYKDLHKDISETLVKFRELDAMMSKLLKDGNSHEEQKRIQRILKKYEQKKSDPAFLEKKERCDYLKAKLSHIKNRIRNFDQDTMAKGRT